One region of Desulfatiglans sp. genomic DNA includes:
- a CDS encoding coniferyl-alcohol dehydrogenase, with the protein MYLTNKKIVVTGAASGIGAESAKELKKQGATVIGVDLNQPQKNIDHYVKADLSDPASIDAAVKKIPDGIDAICNIAGLPPTRNRAMVIKVNFLGLRHFTELMIDKLNNNSSIVNMASLAGFEWYKAEDQIKALLSHRDFTNVESLCDRIGIPDEAGRSYFFSKETLIVWTMINRWTWRDRDIRMNCISPGPVDTPILPDFIKTLGARAEEDFRVMDRPGKPKDIAPLVAFLCSDHSSWIRGANIPCDGGMYQHVLCASHGYL; encoded by the coding sequence ATGTATCTCACAAATAAAAAGATCGTTGTTACAGGGGCCGCATCAGGTATAGGGGCAGAGAGCGCTAAAGAACTGAAGAAGCAGGGGGCTACAGTAATTGGTGTAGACCTGAATCAGCCTCAGAAAAACATTGATCATTATGTTAAGGCCGATTTATCAGACCCTGCGTCAATAGATGCTGCTGTTAAAAAAATCCCTGATGGCATAGATGCCATATGTAACATTGCGGGTCTCCCTCCGACCAGAAACAGGGCAATGGTTATAAAGGTTAATTTTTTAGGGCTCAGGCATTTCACAGAGCTTATGATCGATAAACTCAATAACAATAGCTCCATCGTTAACATGGCCTCCCTTGCGGGCTTTGAATGGTACAAGGCCGAAGACCAGATTAAGGCATTGCTCAGCCACAGAGATTTTACTAATGTCGAAAGCCTTTGTGACAGGATAGGGATACCAGATGAAGCTGGCCGCTCCTACTTTTTTTCGAAGGAGACACTTATTGTCTGGACAATGATAAACAGGTGGACATGGCGTGACAGGGACATAAGGATGAACTGCATAAGCCCCGGGCCGGTGGATACACCTATACTACCGGACTTTATCAAAACACTTGGTGCAAGGGCTGAAGAGGATTTCAGGGTGATGGACAGGCCTGGTAAGCCAAAAGACATTGCCCCTCTGGTAGCATTTTTATGCAGTGACCACAGCAGCTGGATTAGGGGAGCCAACATACCCTGTGATGGCGGCATGTACCAGCATGTGCTCTGCGCTTCACACGGATATTTGTAA